A stretch of DNA from Desulfosarcina ovata subsp. ovata:
CCTTGAGGTCGATATCCTTCAGCGCGACAAAACCGCCGTACTCCTTGCGCAGACCGGCGATCTGAAGAATGGGTAGTTCGGTCATAACACTCACCGGTGACCGTTCCGGGTCAGCCACAGGCGGCGTTCCGGAGGGGCACCTATTGGTCGGATTGGTTCAAAGGGCCGGTGAATCGCTGTTCACCGGCCAGACTCGGTTGCAACGGTTGCGTCGCCGACGATCCCGGAGGGAGCAGCACTTAGGCCCGTTTGGCGGCAGAGTAAATTTTGATCAGCTCGTCATAGGACGCGACCACGTCGTATTCCAGACAGCGGGACATCTCTTCTTCCAGCGTACCCCACTGAATGGCGTCGAGTTCCTCGGCGTTCCAGAGCTTGAAAACCTCCGGGTTGCCCATCTGACTGACCGGGTTGTAGGTGCCTTCGGCGAACCCGACAGCCTTGCAGATTTCCGGTTTCTGCACGAACTCGAGAAAATCCTCGGCCAGCGGAGACGGCGTGGGATTGTTGACCAGGGAGGTCAGCTCGATCCAGGCCACCCCGCCCTTGCCGTCCACGGGGCCCGATTGGGGGGTGATCGCCAGGACGTTGGTCAGGCCGTCCAGGCGGGCCGGGCTGGCGGTGTAGGTTCCACCGGTGAAATAGGCATCGATTTCGCCGTTGATCAGGGCCGTGTTCATGGCCACCAGATCGTCGGAAAGCATCTTGGAGCCGCCGAAAATCTGGATGGCGGTCTTCTTGAAGGTCTCCATTCCAGCGGCATCCAGGGGTTTGAAGGGGTTCAGCCCGCCGGTCAGACACATGTGGATGATATTCCAGTTGTCATAGGTCAGGATGCCGTAACGGCCCTTCATCTTGGGGTCCAGAAAGAGTTTCCAGCCCTGCTCTTCGGCCGTCTTACGGCTGATCTTGTCGGTGTTGACCACAAAACTGAACGGCCCGTAACGCTGGGGCATGCCGATGAGATTGCCGTTGTCGGCAAAGGCCAGTGGATAGGGCTTTTTGAACTCAGGCGACATCTTCTCGAAAAAGGGCAGGAAGCGCGCCTTGTCGAGGGGCTTGATCAACCCCTCGGGCATAAGCTGGTTGCGCGCCCAGGGCTGGTTCACATTGATCAGGTCCCATACCTTGACTTCTCCGGCGCGCAGCTTGTTGATCATGTCCGGATCCGAGGTTCCGCTTTCCGCGCGCACGGTGGCCTTGGGATGCGCCTTGCGGAAAGGCCCCAGGACATCGTCCGTATTGTACCCCTCCCAACACAGGATATTGAGCTCGTTCTTGTCTGCGGCAAACACCTTGCCGGGCAGGCCGCAGGCCAGCGCCGCCACCGACAGTCCTACTGTTTTGTTGAAATCGCGTCGGGTCATCCTCATGGAACCACCTCCATCGTCGTCAAGCATTGTTGGTTGATCAGCAGCGTTCGTCGTCATTCTTTTGAACAACAAAATTATTTTCTGCACAGTCACAGATTTTTATGACTAAATCAAGAAAAAATGTTGTTTTTGGACTTTTTTTTCTTTATAGTCACAGACAATTTTGTTGTTCTTGCCACACAATAATGTAACAAAGAGGTAAGGCGGAAATGGCCGAAACGTACAATGACAGGTTTATCAAAGCGATGCAGCACGGCGTGGAAGCGTTGCTGCACGAATGGGAACTGCCCGCGAGCAGCGGTGTATCACTGCTGAACATATCGGAAAACGCCACTTTTGTGGCCCGGGATCCGGCGGGTGAGCGGTCGATCATCGCGCGGGTCCATCGCCCCGGCTACCACACCCGGCAGGAGATCGAATCGGAACTGAGCTGGATCGACAGCCTGTGCAAAGCAGGAATCGTGTCGACGGCCGCCCCCCTGCCCCTGAATTCCGGCGGCAGGATTGCCGAGTTCAGTTACAATGGTGAATCGCGCCTGGTGGTCGGCTTCGAATTTCTGCCGGGCAGCGAGCCAGCCCCGCAAAACGATCTCAAAAGCGATTTCTATGCCCTGGGGGCAATTACGGCGCGCCTTCACGACCACAGTCAGCGCTGGCGGGTTCCCGCTGGATTCGTCAGAAAAACCTGGGATTTTGACAGTATGCTGGGAAACCGGCCCCTGTGGGGAGACTGGCGGGAAGCGTTGGGCCTGGACGACCAGGGCCGCCGGCTGCTGGAGGAGACCGCTCGGCACCTGGAAAAGGAGCTGTCGGCCTATGGCAAGGAGGGGCACCGTTTCGGCCTGGTGCATGCGGATCTTCGCCTGGCCAACCTGCTGGTCGACGGCAAGACCCTCAGTGTGATCGATTTCGACGACTGCGGTTTCAGCTGGTTCATGTACGATTTTGCTGCGGCCATCAGCTTCATTGAAGAGGACCCCCAGATTCCCGAACTGCAGGACAGCTGGGTCGCCGGCTACCGTTCCATCAAAAAGCTTTCCACAGCGGACGAAGCCGCGATCCCGACCTTTATCATGCTCCGGCGCCTGCTGCTGACCGCCTGGATCGCCAGCCATGCGGAGACCGAAACCGCCCAGGCGCTGGGCCCGGCCTACACCCGCGGCACCATCCGGCTGGCAACAAGATACCTCGATACCCACCACCATTGCTAACAGGAAGCGACGATCCCCATGCCCCCTGCAATCAGACAAATACTGGACATGAACGCCTTTGATGCCAGCCGGAAGAGTGGCCCCGGCAATCCGCTGCTGGAACGCCGCCTGCAGAATTTCGGCGCGGCATCGGTTCTTTTTTACCGCTCCCCCATCGAAATGGTCCGCGCCCGCGGCGCCTGGATGGTCGCGGAGAACGGCAAGCAATATCTGGATTTCTACAACAACGTGCCTTCGGTGGGCCACTGTCACCCGCGGGTCGTGGATGCCATCAGCGACCAGGTGGCCACCCTGAACATCCATACCCGTTACCTCACCCGCGTGGTAGACGATTACCTCGACGCGCTCAAAGCCACCCTGCCCGGCCACCTGGACAACCTTCTGCTCTCGTGCACGGGCAGCGAGGCCAACGACCTGGCCCTGCGCATCGCCTCGACATGGACCGGCAACAGGGGGTTCATCGTCACCGAAACCGCCTACCACGGCAACACCCTGGCCACGACCGACATCTCACCGGCGGCCCTGAAAAAAAATCCGCTGCCCGATCATGTGGTGGCGATTCCGCCGCCCAGCCCGCTGGTTTTCGAGGACGGCGTCGCCCAGGGGTTTGCCGCCGCCATGGCCAAGGCTGTCGCCACGCTGGATCGACGCGGTTACGGCGTGGCGGCATTGATCTGCGATTCGATTTTCTCCAGCGACGGGGTATTCAGCGACCCGGCCGGATTTCTGGCCGATGCGGTCGACGTTGTCAGGCAGGCCGGCGGGCTCTACATTGCCGATGAGGTTCAGCCAGGGTTCGCCCGCACGGGAGAATGCATGTGGGGCTTCCAGCGCCACGCCGTGAGGCCGGACCTGGTGACCATGGGCAAGCCCATGGGAAACGGATTCCCCATGGCGGGTGTGGCCGCGCGCGCGGCACATATGAACCGGTTCTGCGAAGATGTGGGATATTTCAATACGTTTGGCGGCAATCCGGTTGCCGCCGCCGCCGGTCAGGCCGTGCTGGATATCATCCGGGAGGAACGGCTCATGGAAAACGCCCTCAATGTCGGCGGGCAGATCGTGGCCGGGCTGAATACGTTGCGCGCGTCCCACCCGGTGATCACTGCTGTCCGGGGCTGCGGCCTGTTTATCGGCACCGATCTGTGTGCGGATGGCGACCCCCGCCGGCCGGATCAGTCGATCACCACGGATGTGATCAACGGTCTCAAGGAACGCGGCGTGCTGATCGGTGCCGCGGGCAAGTACGGCAACACACTGAAGCTGCGGCCGCCCCTGTGTCTGACGGCCGGCGAGGCCAATATTTTTTTAAATGCCCTGGAGGATACCCTCGGTCAGACCCGATAACAGGCCGGGGCAAAGGAAGATGTCGGGGCGTTACAGCTGCTGGGCTCGTAAAAATTCGCCGTTCAGACGGATTCGTAAGAAGCCCGAGATCAAGGCTTGCGAATCCTGAGGAATGAGGAGTACTGAGCGTACTTCGCAGTGACGAAGGATACGCGTAACGCCGATATCGGGTTTTTTACGAATCCGTCAAAGTTCTTGGACCAGTTCGATGAGAACATCGTCCGGCCCCTTGAAAAACGCCACCCGCAGACCGTCATCCGTATTGCGGGGCTGGACGACAAATTCGACTCCCCTGTCGGTCAGCTCCCGGCAGGCGGCGTCAGTGTCGTCGACCCCCAGGGCCATGTGGTGGTAGCCGTAAACCGGGCCGGTGATATCCGTGTTGACGGTTTCCCCTTCGGCGGCCACCCGCAGATTGACGATGGTGCCGTTCAGATCGAGGGACGCACCATCGGCCGTACCGAATTTCTGGTATCCTTTCAGGGCGGCACCCAAAATCCGGGTAAAAAAATCGACGGTCGCTTCAAGATCGCCGCACAACAGGTGAAGGTGGTGAAATCGGTAGTTCATCACAATCCTTTCTCATCTGGAATGATCAGCAGTTCGCTTCCCCCTTATAATATCCGCGGATCAGAAACAAACCCAAATTCCCCGTCACAGACCCGTTTCCGCCAGTACCGCCAGGAAGGCGTCGCGGTGCCGGATCAGGGATTCAACGCCGTGGCCGAAGGTCTTCCGGTAATTCTCGAAGGCCGCTTTCAGTTTGGCGGCGGTATCGGCCAGAACCGCAGGATCGGTATCCGCAACAAGGTCAAAAGCGTGGGTTAAGCGGTCGATCAGGTCTTGGCTGGTTTCTGAAAAAAGATCCCTGAGCACCGCTTCGTCCTTCACCCACTCCGGGTTCACGTGGTAGACCGCGCCCAGGGCCACCAGAACCGGTTCGGGCACGCCTTCAGACCGTTTTTCCGCCGCGGAATCGTCTCTCCGGTGGATGGCCCACCGCCAGATACGCTCCCACAGGCTGAGGTTTTCCGGCTCACTGCGCAGGCGCATGGCCACGTAGCGCAACCGGTTGAGGAAGCGTTTGATGGTTCGCGGCGTACGGCGCAACAGGACGATCCAGGGATGCCAGATGGCCAGGGCGTCGCGAAACGTACGGGAATCTTTGGTGAAACGTCGTGGCCGCAGGACCAGGTAGCGTCCGCCGATGACGACGAACCCCAGCCCGGCCAGCAGGGCCAGCCAAAGACCGGTCGGGCTCTCGTCCGTGGCCCCCGGACGAAAACCGGCCTTGCCGGTGGGTTTCTCTTCCGGTGCCGGCGTCGGGCGGTCCGGCTCCGCTTCAGTTAGGGTTGCCGGCGTCGCGGCCTCCTTCCGGGGTGCATGGCGCAATACCAGCTCGGCCTTGCGGTCGTCCCTGCCCAGCGTGCCGATGGGGAGCCCCTCTTCGAGTGCCTGCCGCGCCCCCTTGAGCACAATCTCCAGAGCACGCCCGTCCTGGCTGCCCGGTGGCGAACCCAACGCGTCCAATGGAATCCGGATGCGGCCGTCATCCAGGACCACTTCCCCGCCGCCGGTGGCGGCCGGCAGAACGAGCAGGTCCTCTGTTTCGGCCGGCTTCTGCTCTGGCTCACCATCGGGAATGATTCGCCACAGGTACCATGCCAGGGTCGCCAGGACCGCCAGGCAAAGGACGGGGATTTGCTTTTTTACCGTTCGACCGCAAGCGGTCAGTATTCTCACCAGCAGCGAAGGCGGTTCCGTTACCTTGGGTGTGAGCAGGGCACGAGTGGCATCGGCCGACGGCACCGGCACGGGCACCTCGATGTTGATCAGTTTTTCAAGGTACTGTTGAGCGAAACGCCGCCGGTGGGCGAAGCCGTCTTTGCTCCCATCGTTCCCGTTGTTCGTTTCCTCGGCCAGTTCCTTGAACTGCAGGGCCACGCAGGTCTCCACCCACTGCCGGGCCATACCCAGAATGATGAAGCAGCGTCCCGACGCTGCCAGAAAATTGATCGTTTCCAGAATTTCGACCACGTTCTCCTTGGTGCAGCGGTCCAGATCGTCGATGAAAATCACCATCGCCCCCAGATCCAGGCTGGCGGCCACATCCTCGAACTCCTGGGCGAAATGGGCGCGCGCACCGGGGTCGAGCCCGCCCTTCCTGCCGCCTTCCGTCGCCCCCAGGGTCAGCAACCGCTGGGGCGAAAGGCCGAAGGCACGGATGCCCCGCCATGCTGCCGCCACCGCCGGCGAGGCCAGCAGGGCGCCGATCCAGTTGTCGGGGTTATCGGGGATCAGATCGGAAAGGCTGAAAAGATGCCGGATCTCGTCCGGGTTGCCGGCGAGCAGGGCCTGGACCAGGGCCCCCAGGGTGCCGATCAGGGAAACCACCAAACCTTCCAGAAACGGATAGGCGGCGAACAGCAGGAAGGCCAGGGATGCAAAGGCCAGCCGGTTGCGCCGCCCCCGCCGGAACAGCAGGCGCAGCCGGAAAAGGATGCCGCCGGGATGCCACAGGGGCGGGATCGCCTGACGGCGGATATGGGCGTAAAGGGAGGCCAGCAACTGCTCGCCCTTCTGATGGTGCCAGGCGTTAAACCACACCGGGTGGAAACGACGCATTTTCAAGTCATGCAAGAGCAGGTTCATCAGCGATGACTTGCCCGTTCCCCACTCGCCGGTCACGGCCATGGTCAGGGGCGGGTCGGTGTTGCGGTTGGCGATGAAACGCGCCATGCCGGCAGCGATACTGCCCAGGTCCAGCGGGTCGGGGTCTCCGGCCGCCAGGGGCCGGTCCGAGGCCAGGAGATCGGCCACGGTCTCGCCGGCCGCCTCGGGCCAGCCACGCCGCTGGACCACGAACAGAGAGACGATGATCAGAACCAAACACAGGCTCCAGTACCAGGGAGCCGGCAGACGGCGGTACGTGGGCAGGGTCCAGGTCCGGCTCCCATTGACGGTCGACAGGAGCGTACCCCCTGACCCACAGGCGTGGCCATGCCCACCATCCGTGAAATCCAGCGCCCGCAGATCGGCGGCGGTGCCGCTGGACTGTGGACGCCAGGTGCGCCCACCATCGACCGTTGACAGCAGCGTGCCGTTTTCACCACTGACCCAGCCGCGTTCATGGTCGCTGAAATGAAGGGCAAACAGGTAGGCAGTGGTACCACTGGTCTGCACCTGCCAGGTCCGGCCCCCGTCGACCGTCGACAGAATCGTGCCGCCGGACCCGCAGGCCCAGCCATGCTCGTCGTCCGTGAAATAAAGATCGCGCAGATAGAAACGGGCGTCGCTGAACAGCACCTGCCAGGTCTGGCCCCCATCGATCGTCGACAGAAGCGTGCCGCCGGACCCACAGGCCCAGCCATGCTCGCCGTCCGTGAAATATAGGGCCGAGAGCCACGCATCGGTACCGCTGGACTGCGCACGCCAGCTCTGCCCCCCATCGGTCGTCGACAGGAGCGTGCCGTTAAACCCGCCGGCCCAGCCATGCTCAGCGTCGGTGAAGGTAAGGGCCGACAGCCACACATCGGTACCGCTGGACTGCGGATGCCAGGTCCGGCCCCCATCGGTCGTCGACAGCAGCGTGCCGTCAGACCCGCCGGCCCAGCCATGCTCAGCGTCCATGAAGGTAAGGGCCGACAGATCGGCCGTGATGCCGCTGGGCTGCGGGTGCCAGGACCGGCCCCCATCGGCCGTCGACAGCAGCGTGCCGTCAAAACCACCGGCCCAGCCATGCTCGTTGTCCGTGAAATGAAGGGCCGACAGGCCGGCAGCGGTGCCGCTGGACTGGGGACGCCAGGTCCGGCCCCCATCGGCCGTCGACAGAAACGTGCCGTCAGACCCGCAGGCCCAGCCATGCTCAGCGTCCTTAAAATCAAGGGCCGACAGGCCGGCAGCGGTGCCGCTGGACTGAACCTGCCAGGTGCGGCCGCCATCGCCGGTGGACAGCAGCACGCCCTCTTTACCACCGGCCCAGCCGTGTTTAGGATCCGTAAAATGAAGGGCATGCAGGTCGGTGGTGGTGCCGCTGGCCGGTTCGTCCCAATTCCGGCCACCGTCCGTCGTCAACAGGATCAGGCCGTATTCGCCGCAGATCCAGCCGTGCTCAGCGTCCGTGAAATCGAGGGCCGACAGGCGCGGGTACCGACCGCTGGATTGTTCCCGCCAAATCTTTCCCCCATTGGTCGTCGACAGGATCGTGCCGTTGTCCCCACAGGCCCAGCCGTGTTCCTGATCCGCAAAATGGAGGGCGAACAGCTGGTCCCGGGTAACGCGATCCTGCTCTTGCCAGCGCTGCCCCCCATCGGTCGTCGACAGGATCGTGCCGTTGTCCCCGCAGGCCCAACCGTGCCCGCGATCGGTGAAATGGAGATCTGACAACCCGGCGGCGGTGCCACTGGGCTGTGCTTGCCAGGTGCGGCCGCCGTCGCTCGTGCCCAGGATCGTACCGCCTTCTCCCGCTATCCAGCCGCAGGTGTCATCCACGAAGAAAACCGTTTGCAGGTCGGGAACCCGCAATGGCGTGTTTTCCGGTGGTTCCTGCGGTTGCGGTTTTTCCGGCAATTTCTCAGGGGTTGTCTTCACCGGCACCTGCTGCCGGATGTCCCGGACACTTTTTTTACTTTCCTGCCTGTATGCCGGCTGGTCGGCGGCGCTGGCAGGGCGGACGCCCCACCCCAAAAGATTCAGCCCGGCATTTTTTCTCGCCTCCGGTGGTCCGGCAATCTCAACACCGGCAGGAAATGGCCGCCGCATCCATGATTTCCCCTTGTCCCGGCTGACCAGGATCAGGCCGCCGCCCCCCACCGCCCAGATCACCCCGCTTCCGGGAACGATAACCACATCATTCAAATTACCGGATACCATGGGCAGGCGCATGAAGGCGTTTTCCTCGTAAGGGAAAAGGAACGTCTCCTTGAATGAAGCCGGTTTGAAGGGATCCGGCCGGGGAATTTGCTTCAGGGCGTAGACGGTGGCGGCGACAAAAACGACCAGACAACAGCCGATCACCCAGCCGGCGGCGATCTTTTGGCGTCCGCCGCTGACA
This window harbors:
- a CDS encoding ABC transporter substrate-binding protein, giving the protein MRMTRRDFNKTVGLSVAALACGLPGKVFAADKNELNILCWEGYNTDDVLGPFRKAHPKATVRAESGTSDPDMINKLRAGEVKVWDLINVNQPWARNQLMPEGLIKPLDKARFLPFFEKMSPEFKKPYPLAFADNGNLIGMPQRYGPFSFVVNTDKISRKTAEEQGWKLFLDPKMKGRYGILTYDNWNIIHMCLTGGLNPFKPLDAAGMETFKKTAIQIFGGSKMLSDDLVAMNTALINGEIDAYFTGGTYTASPARLDGLTNVLAITPQSGPVDGKGGVAWIELTSLVNNPTPSPLAEDFLEFVQKPEICKAVGFAEGTYNPVSQMGNPEVFKLWNAEELDAIQWGTLEEEMSRCLEYDVVASYDELIKIYSAAKRA
- a CDS encoding phosphotransferase enzyme family protein; protein product: MAETYNDRFIKAMQHGVEALLHEWELPASSGVSLLNISENATFVARDPAGERSIIARVHRPGYHTRQEIESELSWIDSLCKAGIVSTAAPLPLNSGGRIAEFSYNGESRLVVGFEFLPGSEPAPQNDLKSDFYALGAITARLHDHSQRWRVPAGFVRKTWDFDSMLGNRPLWGDWREALGLDDQGRRLLEETARHLEKELSAYGKEGHRFGLVHADLRLANLLVDGKTLSVIDFDDCGFSWFMYDFAAAISFIEEDPQIPELQDSWVAGYRSIKKLSTADEAAIPTFIMLRRLLLTAWIASHAETETAQALGPAYTRGTIRLATRYLDTHHHC
- a CDS encoding aspartate aminotransferase family protein; the encoded protein is MPPAIRQILDMNAFDASRKSGPGNPLLERRLQNFGAASVLFYRSPIEMVRARGAWMVAENGKQYLDFYNNVPSVGHCHPRVVDAISDQVATLNIHTRYLTRVVDDYLDALKATLPGHLDNLLLSCTGSEANDLALRIASTWTGNRGFIVTETAYHGNTLATTDISPAALKKNPLPDHVVAIPPPSPLVFEDGVAQGFAAAMAKAVATLDRRGYGVAALICDSIFSSDGVFSDPAGFLADAVDVVRQAGGLYIADEVQPGFARTGECMWGFQRHAVRPDLVTMGKPMGNGFPMAGVAARAAHMNRFCEDVGYFNTFGGNPVAAAAGQAVLDIIREERLMENALNVGGQIVAGLNTLRASHPVITAVRGCGLFIGTDLCADGDPRRPDQSITTDVINGLKERGVLIGAAGKYGNTLKLRPPLCLTAGEANIFLNALEDTLGQTR
- a CDS encoding VOC family protein produces the protein MNYRFHHLHLLCGDLEATVDFFTRILGAALKGYQKFGTADGASLDLNGTIVNLRVAAEGETVNTDITGPVYGYHHMALGVDDTDAACRELTDRGVEFVVQPRNTDDGLRVAFFKGPDDVLIELVQEL
- a CDS encoding YCF48-related protein codes for the protein MSAPKVHVKQAVSGGRQKIAAGWVIGCCLVVFVAATVYALKQIPRPDPFKPASFKETFLFPYEENAFMRLPMVSGNLNDVVIVPGSGVIWAVGGGGLILVSRDKGKSWMRRPFPAGVEIAGPPEARKNAGLNLLGWGVRPASAADQPAYRQESKKSVRDIRQQVPVKTTPEKLPEKPQPQEPPENTPLRVPDLQTVFFVDDTCGWIAGEGGTILGTSDGGRTWQAQPSGTAAGLSDLHFTDRGHGWACGDNGTILSTTDGGQRWQEQDRVTRDQLFALHFADQEHGWACGDNGTILSTTNGGKIWREQSSGRYPRLSALDFTDAEHGWICGEYGLILLTTDGGRNWDEPASGTTTDLHALHFTDPKHGWAGGKEGVLLSTGDGGRTWQVQSSGTAAGLSALDFKDAEHGWACGSDGTFLSTADGGRTWRPQSSGTAAGLSALHFTDNEHGWAGGFDGTLLSTADGGRSWHPQPSGITADLSALTFMDAEHGWAGGSDGTLLSTTDGGRTWHPQSSGTDVWLSALTFTDAEHGWAGGFNGTLLSTTDGGQSWRAQSSGTDAWLSALYFTDGEHGWACGSGGTLLSTIDGGQTWQVLFSDARFYLRDLYFTDDEHGWACGSGGTILSTVDGGRTWQVQTSGTTAYLFALHFSDHERGWVSGENGTLLSTVDGGRTWRPQSSGTAADLRALDFTDGGHGHACGSGGTLLSTVNGSRTWTLPTYRRLPAPWYWSLCLVLIIVSLFVVQRRGWPEAAGETVADLLASDRPLAAGDPDPLDLGSIAAGMARFIANRNTDPPLTMAVTGEWGTGKSSLMNLLLHDLKMRRFHPVWFNAWHHQKGEQLLASLYAHIRRQAIPPLWHPGGILFRLRLLFRRGRRNRLAFASLAFLLFAAYPFLEGLVVSLIGTLGALVQALLAGNPDEIRHLFSLSDLIPDNPDNWIGALLASPAVAAAWRGIRAFGLSPQRLLTLGATEGGRKGGLDPGARAHFAQEFEDVAASLDLGAMVIFIDDLDRCTKENVVEILETINFLAASGRCFIILGMARQWVETCVALQFKELAEETNNGNDGSKDGFAHRRRFAQQYLEKLINIEVPVPVPSADATRALLTPKVTEPPSLLVRILTACGRTVKKQIPVLCLAVLATLAWYLWRIIPDGEPEQKPAETEDLLVLPAATGGGEVVLDDGRIRIPLDALGSPPGSQDGRALEIVLKGARQALEEGLPIGTLGRDDRKAELVLRHAPRKEAATPATLTEAEPDRPTPAPEEKPTGKAGFRPGATDESPTGLWLALLAGLGFVVIGGRYLVLRPRRFTKDSRTFRDALAIWHPWIVLLRRTPRTIKRFLNRLRYVAMRLRSEPENLSLWERIWRWAIHRRDDSAAEKRSEGVPEPVLVALGAVYHVNPEWVKDEAVLRDLFSETSQDLIDRLTHAFDLVADTDPAVLADTAAKLKAAFENYRKTFGHGVESLIRHRDAFLAVLAETGL